The following are from one region of the Nitrospirota bacterium genome:
- a CDS encoding OsmC family protein — protein sequence METKANVVNGVDVGAVQKTVETLKGKPELGRSRFHIKNRWIKGGHNQTTITDFFAAGQDIAHEHPFTLEADEPAVLAGTDKGPNPVEHLLNALAGCVTTSMVYHAAIRGIVIEELQSELEGDIDLRGFLGIEKNVRNGYQNIRVKFKVKSDAKPDKLKALCKFSPTYDVITHGTSVDIEVEKM from the coding sequence ATGGAAACAAAGGCGAATGTGGTCAACGGAGTGGACGTGGGCGCGGTCCAGAAGACGGTGGAGACCCTGAAGGGGAAGCCCGAGCTGGGGAGAAGCAGGTTTCACATCAAGAACAGGTGGATAAAAGGAGGCCATAACCAGACGACGATTACCGACTTCTTTGCGGCAGGGCAGGATATAGCGCACGAGCATCCCTTCACCCTGGAGGCCGACGAGCCGGCCGTCCTTGCGGGAACGGACAAGGGGCCGAACCCGGTGGAGCACCTTCTGAACGCCCTGGCCGGCTGTGTCACCACCAGCATGGTCTACCACGCCGCCATCCGGGGCATCGTCATCGAGGAGCTCCAGAGCGAACTGGAGGGCGACATAGACCTGCGGGGCTTTCTGGGCATAGAGAAGAACGTCCGCAACGGCTACCAGAACATCCGTGTGAAGTTCAAGGTCAAAAGCGACGCCAAGCCCGACAAGCTCAAGGCCCTCTGCAAGTTCTCCCCGACCTACGACGTGATTACCCACGGCACCAGCGTGGACATCGAGGTTGAGAAGATGTAG
- a CDS encoding OsmC family protein — protein MGEVTKEKLNGIDTEALKQVMRQISEGPSLGKVKFQVTTTWKGTTKSETVVQGYEISGQKVKRIHSFVIDEPKELLGEDTAANPQEYLMGAMNACILNTYVIAAAMKGITLEKVEMETEGELDLRGFLGIDKNIIPGYEELKYKVRLKGNGTREQYEDVHKAVVATSPNYYNISHAIKLNTELVFE, from the coding sequence ATGGGAGAAGTAACGAAAGAGAAACTCAACGGGATTGACACCGAAGCCTTGAAGCAGGTCATGAGACAGATTTCCGAGGGCCCTTCGCTTGGCAAGGTGAAGTTTCAGGTGACCACGACATGGAAGGGGACGACCAAGTCCGAAACGGTCGTCCAAGGTTACGAAATCAGCGGCCAGAAGGTGAAACGCATACACAGCTTCGTCATCGACGAGCCGAAGGAGCTTCTGGGCGAGGACACCGCCGCCAACCCCCAGGAATACCTCATGGGGGCGATGAACGCCTGCATCCTGAATACCTATGTCATAGCCGCCGCCATGAAGGGCATTACGCTGGAGAAGGTGGAGATGGAAACCGAAGGCGAGCTGGACCTCAGGGGTTTCCTGGGAATCGACAAGAACATCATCCCGGGGTATGAGGAGCTGAAATACAAGGTGCGGCTCAAAGGAAACGGCACGCGGGAACAGTACGAGGATGTCCATAAGGCCGTGGTCGCTACGTCTCCGAACTATTACAACATCTCACACGCGATCAAGCTGAACACGGAGCTGGTTTTCGAATAA
- a CDS encoding cytochrome P460 family protein → MHKATKMAVVLSLLSVPLAVLLLWPPATLTAQAGVGAATFDRDGKLLFPSDYRTWVFVGASVTPNEMNGGKAAFPEFHTVYMDPASYESFQNTGEFPEGTVMVKETLMIGGRKAPSGKGYFMGDFVLMAAGVKDTKRFGGKRAGWGFFAFGNPSDPQPKAEVLPVAQCNDCHSAAAQERVFIQYYPVLQEAKPK, encoded by the coding sequence ATGCACAAGGCTACGAAGATGGCCGTCGTTCTTTCGCTCTTAAGCGTTCCCTTGGCCGTGCTCCTTCTCTGGCCCCCGGCGACCTTGACCGCACAGGCGGGAGTAGGCGCGGCGACATTCGACCGGGACGGCAAGCTCCTGTTTCCCTCGGACTATCGGACGTGGGTGTTCGTGGGCGCCTCGGTCACTCCCAACGAGATGAACGGCGGGAAGGCGGCATTCCCCGAGTTTCACACGGTTTACATGGACCCGGCGAGCTACGAGAGTTTCCAAAACACCGGGGAGTTTCCCGAAGGGACGGTGATGGTCAAGGAAACCCTGATGATCGGGGGCAGGAAGGCGCCCAGCGGCAAGGGCTATTTCATGGGCGATTTCGTCCTGATGGCCGCCGGGGTGAAGGACACGAAACGGTTCGGAGGAAAGCGGGCAGGCTGGGGGTTCTTCGCTTTCGGAAATCCCTCCGACCCCCAACCCAAAGCCGAGGTGTTGCCCGTTGCCCAGTGCAACGACTGCCACAGTGCGGCTGCCCAGGAGAGGGTGTTCATTCAGTACTACCCGGTGCTCCAGGAGGCGAAACCGAAATGA
- a CDS encoding class II fumarate hydratase, with protein sequence MGEEKRIERDSLGEVEVPREALWGAQTQRALLNFDLEGACTFPRVFIRALGLIKAACAKVNGELGLLDGERARAVSNAAEEVARGRWDGHFPVVIYQTGSGTSTNMNANEVIAHLASRMLKREGAVHPNDHVNMCQSSNDVIPSALHLSAYIETEEILLPGLERLARALEERAREHAGTVKTGRTHLMDALPVTLGQEIGAWAHQVRQGMERIQGTLPRLARLTLGGTAVGTGVNAHPEFGKRTIEKLARRTGLPLRETENHFAAQAAQDTAAELSGQLRATATALMKIADDLRWLNSGPIAGLGEIGLPAVQPGSSIMPGKVNPVICEAMMMVCARVIGNDLTVSIGNSRGNFQLNVMLPIIAHYLLESITLMGGAARVLAERAVKGFVVDRERIGRFLERNPILVTALNPLVGYDKAAEIAKRAYAEGRPVKEVAREMTDLSEEELDRILDPRHLTQGGVEDPLP encoded by the coding sequence ATGGGTGAGGAAAAGAGGATAGAGCGGGACTCCCTGGGCGAGGTCGAGGTCCCCCGGGAGGCCCTCTGGGGGGCGCAGACCCAGCGGGCGCTCCTGAACTTCGACCTGGAAGGGGCCTGCACCTTCCCCCGGGTCTTCATCCGGGCGCTGGGGCTCATCAAGGCCGCCTGTGCGAAAGTTAACGGCGAGCTGGGCCTCCTGGACGGGGAGCGGGCGCGGGCAGTCAGCAACGCCGCCGAGGAGGTGGCCCGGGGTCGATGGGACGGCCACTTCCCCGTGGTCATCTACCAGACGGGCTCCGGCACCTCCACCAACATGAACGCCAACGAGGTCATCGCCCATCTGGCCTCCCGGATGCTCAAGCGCGAGGGCGCCGTCCATCCCAACGACCACGTCAACATGTGCCAATCCTCAAACGACGTCATCCCCTCGGCCCTGCACCTGAGCGCATACATCGAGACGGAGGAAATCCTCCTTCCCGGCCTTGAGCGCCTTGCCCGGGCCCTAGAGGAGCGGGCCCGCGAGCACGCCGGCACGGTCAAGACCGGCCGGACGCACCTGATGGACGCCCTGCCCGTCACCCTGGGGCAGGAGATAGGGGCCTGGGCGCACCAAGTGCGGCAGGGGATGGAGAGGATTCAGGGAACGCTGCCGCGCCTGGCCCGCCTTACCCTGGGCGGCACGGCGGTGGGCACGGGGGTGAACGCCCATCCGGAGTTCGGCAAAAGAACGATAGAGAAGCTCGCCCGGCGCACGGGCCTGCCCCTCCGGGAGACGGAAAACCACTTTGCCGCCCAGGCCGCCCAGGACACGGCTGCCGAGCTGAGCGGGCAGCTCCGCGCCACGGCCACGGCCCTCATGAAGATAGCCGACGACCTCCGGTGGCTCAACTCCGGCCCCATAGCCGGCCTGGGCGAGATAGGGCTTCCCGCCGTGCAGCCGGGCTCCAGCATCATGCCGGGGAAGGTCAACCCCGTGATATGTGAGGCCATGATGATGGTCTGCGCCCGGGTGATAGGCAACGACCTCACCGTGAGTATCGGCAACTCGCGGGGGAACTTTCAGTTGAACGTCATGCTGCCCATCATCGCCCACTACCTCCTGGAGTCCATCACCCTCATGGGCGGGGCCGCCCGCGTGCTGGCCGAGCGCGCGGTGAAGGGCTTCGTGGTCGACCGGGAGCGCATCGGGCGTTTCCTGGAGCGAAACCCCATCCTCGTGACCGCGCTCAATCCCCTGGTCGGCTACGACAAGGCCGCCGAGATAGCCAAGCGGGCCTACGCCGAAGGCCGCCCCGTCAAGGAGGTGGCCCGGGAGATGACGGACCTGAGCGAGGAGGAGCTTGACCGCATCCTTGACCCCCGCCACCTCACCCAGGGAGGGGTCGAGGACCCCCTCCCCTGA
- a CDS encoding alkene reductase has protein sequence MEADLFGPCALGPYRLGNRMVMAPMTRNRAGLGLAPQEMNVLYYAQRASAGLIVTEAAQVSGQGIGYPNTPGIHTEEQVEGWRLVTDAVHAHGGLIFCQLFHGGRISHPSLQPGEELPVAPSAVKPEGEVMTYQGLKPFVTPRALQTGEVAGVVEQFRRGARCALRAGFDGVELHAANGYLPCQFLEDGANRRTDRYGGPVQNRVRFVLEVAEALVEVWGADRVGVHISPFNPFNSMHDSDPRALYTHLAGQLNRLGLCYVSAVEIDPGSLRNHGAPNHVTRRVREIFEGAYITNGGYDREKGLAVLARGEADLVSYGRLFLANPDLPERFRTNAALNEPDPETFYGGDEHGYTDYPFLTPAA, from the coding sequence ATGGAAGCGGACCTCTTCGGCCCGTGCGCGCTGGGCCCCTACAGGCTCGGAAACCGCATGGTCATGGCCCCCATGACCCGGAACCGGGCGGGCCTGGGGCTGGCCCCGCAGGAAATGAACGTCTTGTACTATGCCCAGCGGGCCTCCGCCGGGCTCATCGTCACGGAGGCCGCGCAGGTCTCCGGGCAGGGCATAGGCTACCCCAACACCCCGGGCATTCACACGGAGGAGCAGGTCGAGGGGTGGCGTCTGGTGACCGACGCGGTGCATGCCCATGGAGGGCTCATCTTCTGCCAGTTGTTTCACGGCGGGCGCATCTCCCACCCCTCGCTTCAGCCCGGCGAGGAGCTGCCCGTGGCCCCCTCGGCCGTAAAGCCCGAGGGCGAGGTCATGACCTATCAGGGGCTTAAACCCTTCGTCACTCCGCGGGCCCTCCAGACCGGCGAGGTCGCCGGGGTGGTGGAGCAGTTCCGCCGCGGGGCGCGCTGCGCCCTCCGGGCGGGTTTCGACGGGGTGGAGCTGCATGCCGCCAACGGCTACCTGCCCTGCCAGTTCCTGGAAGACGGCGCCAACCGGAGGACCGACCGCTACGGCGGCCCGGTGCAAAACCGGGTGCGCTTCGTCCTGGAGGTGGCGGAGGCCCTGGTGGAGGTCTGGGGAGCGGACAGGGTGGGCGTTCACATATCGCCCTTCAACCCCTTTAACAGCATGCACGACTCAGACCCCCGGGCACTCTACACCCACCTGGCGGGACAGCTGAACCGCCTGGGCCTGTGCTATGTCTCCGCCGTGGAGATAGACCCCGGGAGCCTGCGGAACCACGGCGCCCCCAATCATGTGACCAGGCGGGTGCGGGAGATTTTCGAGGGCGCCTACATAACCAACGGCGGGTACGACCGGGAGAAAGGCCTGGCCGTCCTTGCGCGCGGCGAGGCGGACCTGGTCTCCTACGGCAGGCTCTTTCTGGCCAACCCCGACCTTCCGGAGCGGTTCAGAACAAACGCCGCCCTCAACGAGCCCGACCCGGAGACCTTCTACGGCGGAGACGAGCACGGCTATACGGACTACCCCTTCCTGACCCCCGCCGCCTAG
- a CDS encoding peptide chain release factor-like protein — MGRFPVSAEKEEALLARLEALGIREEDVQEHFIRSGGHGGQHVNKTSTCVYLRHVPTGLEVKCQMERSQGLNRYRARVILADRLEAIQKGEASREAQRAARIRRQKRRRSRRAKEKVLEAKRQQAGKKRLRAPVESEE; from the coding sequence ATGGGCAGGTTTCCCGTCAGTGCTGAAAAGGAAGAGGCCCTCCTCGCGCGGTTGGAGGCCCTGGGCATCCGCGAGGAGGACGTCCAGGAGCATTTCATACGCTCGGGAGGCCACGGAGGGCAGCACGTCAACAAGACCTCCACCTGTGTGTATCTGCGGCACGTCCCCACCGGGCTGGAGGTGAAATGCCAGATGGAGCGTTCCCAGGGGCTGAACCGCTACCGGGCCCGGGTCATCCTGGCCGACAGGCTGGAGGCCATCCAGAAGGGGGAGGCCAGCCGCGAGGCCCAGCGGGCGGCACGGATACGCCGGCAGAAGCGGCGGCGCTCCCGGCGGGCGAAGGAGAAGGTCCTCGAGGCCAAGAGGCAGCAGGCCGGAAAGAAGCGCCTGAGGGCTCCCGTGGAAAGCGAAGAGTAG